In the genome of Thermodesulfobacteriota bacterium, the window CTGGCAAACCCCTTAGGGCTCCATCATCTCTGGGTCAAGGACGAGACCCGTCAGCCCACGGGCTCCCTCAAGGACCGGGCAAGCGCCATTGCCCTCCTCAAGGCCGAAGAGATCGGGGCGAGTGTGATCACCACCGCGAGCACGGGAAATGCGGCCGCAGCCCTTTCGGGATTGTGCGCCAGCGTGGGGAGGGCCAACGTCATCTTCGTCCCCGAATCGGCTCCCGAGGCCAAGGTCGCCCAGCTGATGGCCTATGGCTCGACGGTCTTCTTGGTGGAGGGGACCTACGATGAGGCCTTCGACCTCTGTCTGAAAGCGGCCCAGGCGTATGGATGGTACATTCGGAGCACAGGGTTCAATCCTTACATGACCGAAGGGAAGAAGACCGCGGCCTACGAAATCTGCGAACAACTCCACTGGGACCCTCCCGATGTGATCTTCGTCCCCGTGGGAGACGGATGCATCCTCGGAGGCATCCACAAAGGCCTCAAGGATCTCATCGCCCTGGGCTGGATCACGAGGATGCCCCGGCTCATTGGGGTCCAAGCGGCTGGCTCTGCGGCCCTATACCACGCCTGGAAAAGGGGAATCGATCCTGCCCGGATCGAACCCATCAAGGCCCAAACGATCGCCGATAGCCTCTCCGCAGGACTGCCCAGGGACCGAATCAAAGCGATGAAGGCCGTTCAGGAGACCGGGGGTGCCTTCGTCAGGGTCACCGACGAGGAAATCCTGAAATCCATTTCGATATTGGCCCAGGGGTGTGGGGTATTTGCGGAACCCGCTGGGGCAGCCTCCTATGCGGGCCTGGTGGAGGCGCTTCGGACCGGCCTGATCCGATCCGACGAAAGGATCGTGCTTCTGGTCACCGGAAGCGGCCTCAAAGACATTGCCTCGGCCATGAAGTCGGTGGCCCATAAACCGAAACGTATTGCGCCGACCCTCGACGCCGTGGAGGAGGCCCTTAGGCAGGGCCTCCTCCCCTCTCATCAGAAAGGGAACATTCGATGATCGATCTCACCATCCACGAGGAACCCTTAAAGCGGACGGTTCAACGATTGAGGGAGAGGGGAATCGTCCTCCCTACCTTCCGGCAACAGAAAAACCCAGAGGAAATCCCCCCGGCGATCAAAGATCGGTTGAAGGAGGTCGGACTCTGGGACCTCCATCCCTACAACCTCTTCCGGATCACCTGGAAGAACGAACCGGTGGATCACGGAGGAGGATTCGGAGACGTCAATGTGATGGAGATCCCCATCGTACTCTCCGGGGTGGAGGCGAGGATCCTCGCCCTCATCGGGAAGTGGTTTCCTACGGGGTCCCACAAAGTGGGGGCGACCTACGGTTGCCTCATTCCGAGGCTCGTCACCGGTCAGTTCGATCCTACCCGGCACAAGGCCGTCTGGCCCTCCACCGGAAATTTCTGCCGAGGGGGAGCGTATAACGCGGCCCTCCTTGGATGCGAGTCGATCGCCATCTTGCCCGAGGGGATGAGCCGGGAACGGTTCGAATGGCTCTCGAAGATCGCCGGAGAGGTCCTCACGACACCGGGAGGGGAGAGCAATGTGAAGGAGATCTTCGACAAGTGCAAGGAGCTCCAGAGGACCCGAAAGGACCTCTTCATCTTCAACCAGTTTGAGGAGTTCGGGAATCACCTCTGGCACTACGAAGTGACCGGCCAAGCCCTGGAGGAGGCCCTCCGACAGCGGATGACCTCCGAGGACCGATTTGCGGGTTTTGTTGCGTCTTCGGGTTCTGCGGGCACCTTAGGAGCGGGGGACTATCTCAAAAAGGTTTTTCCGGGGTCTCGTCTGGCCGTGGGCGAGCCCCTTCAGTGCCCGACCCTCCTCTGCAACGGCTATGGAGACCACCGGATCGAGGGAATCGGAGATAAACACGTCCCCTGGATCCACCACGTGAGGAATACGGACATGGTGATTGCGGTCGATGACCAGGCCTGCCTGGACCTCATCCGCCTTTTTAACGAACCCAAGGGCATCGGCTACCTGAAAAAAGAAGGGGTTGACGAGAAGTTCCTCTCCAAGCTTCCCCTTCTGGGGATATCGAGCGTGGCGAACCTTCTCTGTGCCATCAAATTTGCCAAATATTATGGGTTGGGCCGGCGCGACTTCATCGCGACCGTCTTTACCGACTCCATCGACCTCTATCGGTCGCGGCTAAAGGAGCTCGAAGAAAAATACGGTCCTTATACCGAGGAAGAGGCGGTGAAGGATTATCATCGCGTCCTCATGGGGACCACGACCGACCATCTCCTCGAATTGAGTTATAGGGAGAAGAAGCGGATTCACAACCTCAAATATTTTACCTGGATCGAACAGCAGGGAAAGGACCCTTCCGAACTGGAGGCCCAGTGGGAGGACGACCCGTTTTACTGGGAAAACCTCCATGCCCAGGCAAAGAAGATCGATGACCTCATCGACCAGTTCAACCGCCTCACCGGTCTGAGGCCATGATCCGAAACGGCCCTTGACTTCCCTCGGCCCATTTGCTAATTATGGATTAAATTTATGGCGGACAGGAGGTGAAAGGAATGGCAAATGTCCTCGGGGTCTTGATCGGCGGCGTGGTCGTCATCATCGGGATCATCCTTCTGGTCACCTGGTGGTCGATGTTCGTCAAAGGGTTGATGGCCACCGTGCCTGCCCTGCTCATCCTGATCGGCGCAGGCGTCCTCCTCTATTTCATCAGTGAAATCAAGTCCCAGCGCGACTTAAAGAAAGAGGAAGCGAAAACCTCGGAGACAGCCAAAACGGAGTAGTTGAAATATCCGAGAAGATCGTTGGAAGGCGGGACGGGGCCATTGCGCTCTGTCCCGTTTTTTTTCCCATTCCCTTTGGCCCTTTTCCCGAGGACGTCCGATCGGCCGAAGGGGATCTAACCGCCTTAGGGCCCCCTGTAAAAAAGGATCCGTTCTCCATGAAGAAACTTCAACCTGGAGATCAAATCGTCCAAATTGACGAAGAGCTCGGGATCGCCTGGATCCTTCTGCCCCCCGACCCCAACCTGAAGGGATTCCAAGGCATCTCCCCCCGCATCATGGACGAAGAGAAATTTAATGCGGCCAAGAAAAAGTCGTTGCGGGAGAAAGGAAAAGCCCAATGAAGGATGGAGAGAAAGAGGTATTGAGACAGTTCAGGTATTTTTTGAAAGACAGTGTCCGGAAAAGGGTAGACTTCTCCAAGACCGACCAGAACAGGGGGGTCGACCCGCCCCCGATCGAAAAACCCTATCCAGCCGGTGCGGTGCGACTCGATCTGGTCAAGCCGGGACATTGGAAGAATATTCCCTCCATGGATCTTATGACCGCGATCCGAAACCGGCAGAGCCGTCGGGT includes:
- a CDS encoding threonine synthase, which translates into the protein MPPVKHLKCLLCGKEYKPEEVLYVCPDHGTEGILDVQYDYESIGRAISRSALQGEGHNLWRYRPLLPVAISQPVPPLQVGWTPLYFAPRLANPLGLHHLWVKDETRQPTGSLKDRASAIALLKAEEIGASVITTASTGNAAAALSGLCASVGRANVIFVPESAPEAKVAQLMAYGSTVFLVEGTYDEAFDLCLKAAQAYGWYIRSTGFNPYMTEGKKTAAYEICEQLHWDPPDVIFVPVGDGCILGGIHKGLKDLIALGWITRMPRLIGVQAAGSAALYHAWKRGIDPARIEPIKAQTIADSLSAGLPRDRIKAMKAVQETGGAFVRVTDEEILKSISILAQGCGVFAEPAGAASYAGLVEALRTGLIRSDERIVLLVTGSGLKDIASAMKSVAHKPKRIAPTLDAVEEALRQGLLPSHQKGNIR
- a CDS encoding pyridoxal-phosphate dependent enzyme — its product is MIDLTIHEEPLKRTVQRLRERGIVLPTFRQQKNPEEIPPAIKDRLKEVGLWDLHPYNLFRITWKNEPVDHGGGFGDVNVMEIPIVLSGVEARILALIGKWFPTGSHKVGATYGCLIPRLVTGQFDPTRHKAVWPSTGNFCRGGAYNAALLGCESIAILPEGMSRERFEWLSKIAGEVLTTPGGESNVKEIFDKCKELQRTRKDLFIFNQFEEFGNHLWHYEVTGQALEEALRQRMTSEDRFAGFVASSGSAGTLGAGDYLKKVFPGSRLAVGEPLQCPTLLCNGYGDHRIEGIGDKHVPWIHHVRNTDMVIAVDDQACLDLIRLFNEPKGIGYLKKEGVDEKFLSKLPLLGISSVANLLCAIKFAKYYGLGRRDFIATVFTDSIDLYRSRLKELEEKYGPYTEEEAVKDYHRVLMGTTTDHLLELSYREKKRIHNLKYFTWIEQQGKDPSELEAQWEDDPFYWENLHAQAKKIDDLIDQFNRLTGLRP